Proteins found in one Diorhabda sublineata isolate icDioSubl1.1 chromosome 9, icDioSubl1.1, whole genome shotgun sequence genomic segment:
- the LOC130448985 gene encoding gastrula zinc finger protein XlCGF49.1-like, producing MHYSGFLPVTEEQQVQLNPATIQYCYPQTSDEQNQYYNQQISNQPNYSMVPQPEPFEPQEPCTDDYSCKCDNCQNKYGSLPILLQGIEQKNFSQINEPEASTSGQCHTPKRILTCEYCKKTFTHKGDFKKHLRKHTKEKPFSCKFCSKSFGNTSNLLRHQKLHTGEKPFACEYCSKKFSRKDKLDCHRRSRTCQEAGTSTSNN from the exons atGCATTATTCTGGATTCCTTCCTGTGACAGAAGAGCAGCAAGTTCAGTTAAATCCTGCTACTATTCAATATTGTTATCCACAAACTTCTGACGAACAAAACCAATACTATAATCAACAAATATCGAATCAACCAAATTATTCAATGGTTCCACAACCAGAACCATTCGAACCCCAAGAACCATGCACTGATGATTATAGTTGCAAATGTGataattgtcaaaataaatatggTAGTCTTCCTATTCTTTTACAAG gtattgaacaaaaaaactttAGTCAAATTAACGAACCAGAAGCATCAACGTCTGGTCAATGTCACACACCTAAAAGAATCCTCACCTGCGAATATTGCAAGAAAACTTTCACACATAAAGgtgattttaaaaaacatcTGAGGAAACATACGAAAGAGAAGCCGTTTTCATGTAAATTTTGTAGTAAGAGTTTCGGAAATACATCGAATTTGCTTAGACATCAAAAGCTGCATACCGGCGAGAAACCTTTCGCTTGCGAATATTGTAGTAAAAAATTTAGTAGGAAGGATAAGTTGGATTGTCATAGAAGGAGCAGGACTTGTCAAGAGGCTGGTACTTCCACTAGTAATAAttaa